In Desulfobacterales bacterium, the genomic stretch ACCGGGTGGTTATATCGGATGGCAACTTTAAGATCGCTGAGGACGCCAAAATTTCATCCGTAAGCCAGGGCGCTTACGTCGGCGTCAAGTTAAATGATCGTGGCGAAATCGTCGAGTTAAAACGCCTGCAATCGCCACGGTAGACAGACAACTGCAGATTCAGGATGGAATGAGGAGCGATAAAGATGAGGGTGATGCGATTTCAGATTGTACTTTATGCGGTTTTGGTATGTATTTTGTTTCCGGGCGTTACCTTGTCTGAATACTATCAGTACACGGACAAAGACGGGAATCTTCATTTTACAGATGATAAAGCACAGGTTCCTGAAAGTCAGCGGGGTGAGATAGATAAATTTGAATCCATTGAAAAAAAACCAACCCCGTCCAGTATAAATGCACGGAAGCGTTCTTCCGGATCAGGCGACCGGGCAACAGCCCCTGATCCAAACACATGGGACGGCGGCTTACAGATGCGTGCTGAGCAGCTAGATGCCGAAAAAGAGGCGCTTGACAAAAAGTTTGAGGCGCTTCAAAAAGAAAAGGCCGAGCTTCTGGGACGACAGTCCACTGAAAATATGGATGCCGACTCCCGGGGTGCGCACAAAGCCCGTATCCAGGAGCTAAACGAACGGATTAAGCAATATGAAAGATCCTGCGAAGAATTTCAGGAAAAAGTGAACCAGTTAAATGCAAGGATTCAACAAAAACCGGAGCCGAATTCTTCCGAGCGGGAGTAAAGCCTGAATTTCGCTCAATCGATTTTTAACAGTCGGAATACCGCTAATTACCCGGCCTCTGGTTTAGAAAAAGATTGGATTCTCTTTCCGACAAATCCGTCTTGCAGATGAGGAGGAATATCATCATCAAATTCATTGCCGCCCCCGCCGGATGATGCGGAAGACTGCTGCTGCGGCTGCGAAGTTGCACCGGCATCATAGGCGGGCGCGGCATTATCCGCATACTGGGACTGGGCCGCATTTTAGATTCCAGCATCTGCATATTCATTGGCCACAACACTTGGTCACCCCCCGTCCTGCTCATAGGAGCGGGACTGGAGACGGCCCTCGATATAGACAAGCCGGCCCTTGGACAGATATTGACTGCATGCAGATTTCAGCAAGCCGGCCGAATATCACCACCCGGTGCCAGTCCGTGCGCTCCTTTTTTGGGACTTAAAAATCACAAACGCATAGCACCAAATTTCAATAGGGCTAAACCAACCCCGGGCCTCTCCGGGATCTTTCCCGTTATTGATTATCTTCCGGATCTTTCTTTTTATTGCCTGGCACCTGACAGGCATCGCGCATTCAGGTGTTCACCCCGAGGCGAGGCAGTATCCAGAACTGAAGGGCGATCCAGACAACAATGATCAACAGCGGAATCAACAGGGTGCTCATATCTTCTCTCACATCTTTTTTTTATTTATAACGATTAAAAGGAAAAATGACGATTAAAAGGAAAAATGTCAAAAGCCGCAGTTAGAATCAAATAGGGCGTCTGAAAATTTTTCAAACGCCCTATTTGATAGATAATGTAATTATATTCCTAAATCATATCCCCCTAAGTCCGATAACCGTCAAATTGCATCATGGAGTCACCTCAGCACAAGGAAGCACATTAAATGGAGATTCAGGAAAGGCATTGGCGATATCTTCCTTTTCGTCCGTGGCAATCGGCAGCCATTTGCGAGACTTAGTCGTATTTTCCGTTCCAAAAACCGTAGCCGTTGCGGTAATCTGTGCTTGAATCCATACAGCGTATTCCTTTTGATATCTCAAGGTAAAGCTTGCCACCCCGTTTTCATCGGTTTCCACATTAGACGGTATGGAACCGGCGGAGGATTGGCCCGGCGTAAGCATGCCATTGTTGAGCCCGGGCACTTGGTCACCAGCGCTATACCCGTCAAAATACGCGGGTAAATCAGAATCCCCCACATTATAACCATCCGTTTGATCCTCACTCAAAGGCGGATCATCATCAAGAAAGGAGTTGCCATTTAAATCTTCATTGACAAATATAAAGAGATCACTACCATCGCAGGGGTTCTCATAGGAGACCACCCATTCATCACCAGATTTAATCCATTCACCGGTCCTAAACAATGACGGCCTCAGCCCCAAAGAAACCTGTTTGCCAACCACCGGGTTTCCGTTAGTGTCTGCAACCAAGACAGATACGGGGAGCAAATACTGGGTATTATCCTCATTGGATTCAATTTGGGTTGCAAATCCGATGGATATATTGGCGGCATCCTCCCGGATCACAATGGGAACGTCATCCGATCTTGTCGTATCTGTCGGGTGAGCCGGGGTTGCAACCGTAGCGGTGACAAGAACCGCGTCATCCGATTCACTTCCGGTACCCTTGGAGCCGGAAGTGAAGGTGGTTTCCGCGATGCCGCTTGGATCGGTTGTTACTGTCGCCTGAGACAGGTATTCTCCACCCCCCGTGGTATTGTCCAAAGAAAAATAAACCGTAGCGTCCCCAACAGGTGAATTGTTTTCATCAAAAACCGCCGCCGTAATGGTGATACTGTATTCCGTGTCGCCGGTACTCGGCAGTATGTTGGCCTGTGAGGCTTCTACGCTTATATCATAGGCTTTATCCGCCGGATTATAGAAAGATACTTGAACGGTATCCGAAGGATCAAGATCAGACTGCTCATATACCTCGACAGTGGCCACGCCGGGGTCGTCTGCGATAAGCTCTCTGGTGACATCCTGACCCGCTGTTGTTAATGTCTCAGAAGTCGTACTTGAGCCAGTCCCAGCCCACCGTCCAAATGAAGTATAAAACTCCACCGTTTCACCGGCACTCAACCCGCCCGCATGAACCGTAACCTCAACCGGTGTTGACCCGTCAGCTATGGCAAAAGAAAAATCTTCCGCAGGAGCAGTAATCTCGAAAATATCCGCTGCAGCCCCAATCTGGTAAGTTCCGGTGGCAGAGGCGCCTAAACTATCCACGGCATCAGCTACAATTACTGCGTTGCCGGCAATTGCTCCGGCTTGCAGCTCAAGATATATTTTCCCACTCAAGTCCGTCTGGAACGTATCTGGAAGAGAAGGTGAAAAACTGAGATCTGCCGGCGGGGTCGTCGAGGCATCAAGACTTACATTGATATCAGCATCAAAAATGGGGGTATCATCGCCATCAAGCGCCTGGATGACAATTTCCTGCGTATCGCCCGTACTAACTTGTGCGCTGGCCGGCGTAATGGTAAGCTCGGTGCCTTGCAGGTTAATCGGTATTGATGCCACCTCCTCATCAACAGTAGCGGTTATCGTTACGGTACTGTTTTTCTTATCCGGCCCCGAGCTTAAATCAATCGTCGCCTGTCCATTTTCATCCGTT encodes the following:
- a CDS encoding DUF4124 domain-containing protein — translated: MRFQIVLYAVLVCILFPGVTLSEYYQYTDKDGNLHFTDDKAQVPESQRGEIDKFESIEKKPTPSSINARKRSSGSGDRATAPDPNTWDGGLQMRAEQLDAEKEALDKKFEALQKEKAELLGRQSTENMDADSRGAHKARIQELNERIKQYERSCEEFQEKVNQLNARIQQKPEPNSSERE